Part of the Deltaproteobacteria bacterium genome, ACCCTTCGGCCAAACAGGTCCGCATCTCATCCAGGGTCAGGATGCGGTGGTAGGAGGTGATCTGGTGGTCCAGGGCCTCCTTGTAGCAGGCCGGTTTCGGTTTGGCCTTGAACTTGGAAATCACGTAAGGCCATTTTTTCTCGGAGCAGACGCCCTGCTTGGCCAGGGTCTTGATGCCGTCCCGCAGCATGGCCCCGGAATCAGAATTTATGGTGTGCTCCAGGGCGCGCTCGTTGTAATAAATAAAGAGCCGGCTGAAGTCCTTAAAGGAAACCTTGTTCTTCTGTTCCAGGAACTCGAGTGCCCCGGTCAGGGCATTGGCCGTACAGCTTCCCAGATCACCCTGGTCTTCGACCTTGGAGCAAAGGGGCCGCAGGTCGATCTTCCGGGGAAGCTTTTTCGGCACCTTGAGCACCGCGCTCAAGAGATAATCCCGCTGGTCCGGAACATCCGGCAGCCAGCCATAACCCCTTTTTCCGTTTGAGGATTTCTTTGAACCTCTGTTCTTCTGCTCGATCATAAGATGACCCCTCCTTTCTTTGCTCTTTAGGCACTGGTCCTATAAGGCTGGACACATGATCCGGCAAAGCCGGAACCACTGGATTCCACGGTTACTTCTTTTAGAGATTCAAAATATCACGCCAACGGCCTGATTTCTTGAGTTAGTCAATTTATCTTGCCGTGTAATCCGTTAAATCCGTGCCAAAATTTCTATTTTCATTCTTGGGTTCTCATGGCCATTCCTAAAAAATGGTTTTATTCCATAAGCAAAACCCTTGCCACAAAAATCAAATTATATTGCTTTATTATTTCAAATAGTTGAACAAGCGAGGTTGGATAAAAAAATTTGATGTGCACAAAATCTATGGTAATTTGAACAAATTCTTGGGCAACCCTACTTTAAACGATTTCTAAAGTCAATTCAGAAACAACGTCCCATTAGACAGGGTTTTCCTTGCGACCGGCAATGCGCCAAGCACGCACATCCAAGGACTTGAAGGAACGGTAATGAATGAGGCGTACT contains:
- a CDS encoding C1 family peptidase, whose amino-acid sequence is MIEQKNRGSKKSSNGKRGYGWLPDVPDQRDYLLSAVLKVPKKLPRKIDLRPLCSKVEDQGDLGSCTANALTGALEFLEQKNKVSFKDFSRLFIYYNERALEHTINSDSGAMLRDGIKTLAKQGVCSEKKWPYVISKFKAKPKPACYKEALDHQITSYHRILTLDEMRTCLAEG